Proteins co-encoded in one Salvia splendens isolate huo1 chromosome 4, SspV2, whole genome shotgun sequence genomic window:
- the LOC121798570 gene encoding uncharacterized protein LOC121798570 isoform X2 → MVETRRSSSGAKHALSDPSPAPPNAKRSKAAEAPASSVDDSLASKEVVGAAPVKDSAAGSADLSGGGGGKQPDDVTGKAAEAAAEGSNLDTDKGNSISMPANRGRQLKSNEAGDAWGKLLSQCSQNSHVVMHRPTFSVGQGRQCDLWVGDPTVSKLLCYLKHVESEGGESVTLLEIIGKNGAVHVNGKAYFRDSTIPLNGGDEVVFSSSNKHAYIFQLLDNTGELTTSVPPSVSILEAHGGSTSGLHIEATSGETSTVSVASTLASLSHLTNELSLIPPSSRNGEDVQQGSEIPSVPSACEVSDNCIIDTEMKGAPACNDDVSGAVIQSAGAPSSEIANDNLNNDAQNGKIVGENNDLGPLLHFLAGPSASDFKTGLSRIRDMHSRGRDQLKCPLSPIPQSSRRQIIRECIQQGLIDVKDLDVSFEKFPYYLSETTKNVLIASAYVHLKCRNLGKLSSELPTVSPRILLSGPEGSEILQETLAKALAKFFGVRLLIVDTITLYGGPITKEVDSLKESPKPERSSVFAKQTTAAVHFKIPPSYMDANITGSSAIASPVQPKCEASTATSKNYTFRKGDRVKFLGVPPSQIQIRGGPTYGSRGTVVLTFEGNGYSKIGVRFDRPVPEGNDLGGLCEEDHGFFCSAVSLSLEIPNGDDIDDLAITQLFEVASMESRKGSLIMFVKDIEKSVIGNLEAYTVFKMKLEAMPENVVVIASHTQTDTRKDKPQPGGFLVTKLSNQTALFDLAFGDHYNRLQEKNKEALKSMKQLSRLFPNKVTIQIPQDEAMQKDWKQKLDHDVETTKSQSNSALFRSVLSRSNLVCPDLETLCVKDQALSGEDVERAVGWGYAHYFMNNTLPAFIDKKIVISCASIKYGLDILKAIQDENNSLKKSLKDVATENEFEKRILAEVIPPGDIGVSFDDIGALENVKETLKELVMLPLQRPELFNKGQLRKPCKGILLFGPPGTGKTMLAKAVATEAGANFINISMSSITSKWFGEGEKYVKAVFSLASKISPSVIFVDEVDSMLGRRETPGEHEAMRKMKNEFMVNWDGLRTKDKERVLVLAATNRPFDLDEAVIRRLPRRLMVSLPDAQNREKILKVILATEELGPDVDLEAVAKMTEGYSGSDLKNLCVAAAHYPIRQILEKEKKDKALALAENRPMPSLHSSSDIRCLSMDDLKQAHEKVCASVASESRNMNELQQWNELYGEGGSRKKASFSYFM, encoded by the exons ATGGTTGAGACTAGGCGAAGCTCTTCCGGCGCCAAGCACGCACTGAGTGATCCCTCACCTGCTCCGCCCAACGCCAAGCGATCCAAg GCTGCGGAGGCGCCGGCTTCATCCGTGGATGATTCGTTGGCGTCAAAGGAAGTAGTGGGCGCTGCCCCGGTGAAGGATTCAGCGGCTGGATCGGCTGATCTGTCTGGAGGCGGCGGCGGGAAGCAGCCGGATGACGTGACGGGGAAGGCGGCTGAGGCGGCGGCCGAAG GTTCCAATCTAGATACTGATAAAGGGAATTCGATTTCGATGCCCGCAAATCGCGGGCGGCAGCTTAAATCTAATGAAGCTGGAGATGCATGGGGAAAACTCCTATCTCAATGTTCACag AATTCCCATGTTGTTATGCATCGCCCTACTTTCAGTGTTGGTCAAGGCCGCCAGTGTGACTTGTGGGTTGGGGATCCAACAGTCAGTAAGCTGTTGTGTTATCTGAAGCACGTTGAGTCTGAG GGAGGGGAGTCAGTTACATTGCTTGAAATTATTGGGAAAAACGGAGCTGTCCATGTTAATGGAAAGGCTTATTTCAGAGATTCCACTATCCCTTTAAATGGAGGTGATGAGGTGGTCTTTAGCTCATCAAATAAACATGCTTAT ATTTTCCAACTTCTTGACAACACTGGTGAATTGACAACTAGCGTGCCACCTTCGGTAAGCATATTAGAAGCTCATGGTGGATCCACAAGTGGATTACATATTGAGGCTACATCAGGTGAAACTTCTACAGTTTCTGTTGCGTCAACTCTGGCCTCACTCTCACATCTCACTAATGAATTGTCTCTCATTCCACCATCTTCTCGGAATGGTGAGGATGTGCAACAAGGGTCTGAAATTCCATCAGTACCTTCTGCTTGTGAAGTGTCAGACAATTGTATTATTGACACTGAAATGAAAGGTGCCCCTGCCTGTAATGACGATGTTTCTGGAGCAGTTATTCAGAGCGCTGGTGCTCCATCTTCTGAAATTGCCAATGATAACTTGAACAATGATGCTCAAAATGGGAAGATTGTAGGCGAAAACAATGACTTAGGACCCCTTTTGCATTTTTTAGCAGGTCCATCAGCTTCTGACTTTAAGACGGGCCTTTCAAGAATTCGTGATATGCATAGCAGAGGCAGAGATCAGTTGAAGTGTCCTCTTTCCCCCATTCCACAGTCATCAAGAAGACAAATAATCAGAGAGTGTATACAGCAAGGACTAATAGATGTGAAAGATCTGGATGTTTCGTTCGAGAAATTTCCTTATTATCTAAG CGAGACCACTAAGAATGTGCTCATTGCTTCGGCATACGTACATTTGAAGTGTAGGAATTTGGGAAAGCTTTCTTCAGAGCTCCCTACAGTAAGCCCAAGAATCTTGCTGTCTGGTCCAGAAG GATCGGAAATATTGCAGGAAACACTGGCTAAGGCGCTAGCTAAATTTTTTGGCGTAAGGCTCCTTATAGTTGATACAATTACATTATACGGT GGGCCAATAACTAAGGAAGTTGATTCCCTAAAAGAAAGTCCAAAGCCTGAGAGAAGTAGTGTGTTTGCTAAGCAAACTACTGCTGCTGTACACTTTAAGATACCACCGTCATATATGGATGCTAATATCACTGGGAGTTCTGCTATAGCCTCTCCTGTGCAGCCTAAGTGTGAAGCATCTACTGCTACGTCAAAGAACTACACTTTCAGAAAAG GTGATAGAGTAAAGTTTTTGGGCGTTCCCCCCAGTCAAATTCAAATTAG AGGGGGTCCAACTTATGGTTCCAGGGGCACGGTGGTTCTTACATTTGAAGGAAACGGCTATTCTAAAATTGGGGTTAGATTTGATAGACCAGTTCCCGAAGGTAATGATCTCGGGGGACTCTGTGAAGAAGATCATGGTTTCTTTTGTTCTG CTGTCTCCCTAAGTCTTGAAATCCCTAATGGTGATGACATTGATGACCTTGCCATTACTCAGCTCTTTGAG GTTGCTTCCATGGAAAGTAGAAAGGGCTCTTTAATTATGTTTGTCAAAGACATCGAGAAATCGGTGATAGGGAATCTGGAGGCCTATACAGTCTTTAAAATGAAGCTCGAAGCTATGCCAGAAAATGTTGTTGTGATAGCTTCACATACTCAGACAGACACCCGAAAGGACAAA CCTCAACCTGGTGGATTTCTTGTAACAAAATTATCCAACCAAACCGCACTCTTCGACCTTGCTTTCGGG gATCATTATAATAGATTGcaagagaaaaataaagaggcCTTAAAAAGTATGAAGCAGCTCAGTCGTCTTTTCCCAAACAAAGTGACAATACAGATTCCCCAG GATGAAGCAATGCAGAAAGACTGGAAACAAAAGCTAGATCATGATGTCGAGACAACGAAATCACAGTCAAATAGTGCCCTTTTCCGCTCG GTTCTAAGTCGGAGTAATCTTGTTTGCCCTGATTTGGAAACATTATGCGTTAAAGATCAAGCTTTGTCTGGTGAAG ATGTTGAAAGAGCTGTTGGCTGGGGTTATGCTCATTATTTCATGAACAACACTCTACCAGCATTCattgataaaaaaattgttatttcATGTGCAAG TATCAAATATGGGCTCGACATTCTAAAAGCCATTCAAGATGAAAACAATAGTTTGAAGAAATCTCTCAAG GATGTGGCTACTGAGAATGAATTCGAGAAAAGGATTCTTGCTGAGGTCATTCCACCTGGTGATATTGGAGTCAGTTTTGACGACATTGGAGCGTTGGAAAATGTGAAGGAAACTTTGAAGGAATTAGTGATGCTACCTCTGCAAAGGCCAGAACTGTTCAACAAAGGACAACTTAGAAAA CCTTGTAAGGGAATATTGCTCTTTGGCCCCCCCGGTACAGGTAAAACAATGCTTGCAAAAGCTGTTGCAACGGAAGCTGGTGCTAACTTCATTAATATATCCATGTCTAGCATCACGTCAAAG TGGTTTGGTGAAGGGGAGAAATATGTAAAAGCAGTCTTCTCCTTGGCCAGCAAAATATCACCTagtgttatttttgttgatgag GTTGACAGTATGCTAGGGAGACGGGAAACCCCGGGAGAACATGAAGCAATGcgtaaaatgaaaaatgaatttatggTCAACTGGGACGGCTTGCGTACAAAGGATAAGGAACGGGTGTTGGTACTTGCAGCAACAAACAGGCCTTTTGATCTCGATGAGGCAGTAATCAGGAGGCTTCCCAGGAG GTTGATGGTCAGTCTGCCCGATGCTCAAAATAGGGAAAAAATCTTAAAGGTGATATTAGCCACAGAAGAGCTAGGTCCTGATGTGGATCTTGAAGCAGTTGCGAAAATGACAGAGGGGTATTCAGGAAGTGATCTAAAG AATCTTTGTGTGGCGGCTGCACATTACCCGATAAGACAGATtttggagaaggagaagaag GATAAAGCTTTGGCACTAGCAGAGAACAGACCAATGCCTTCATTGCATAGCAGTTCAGACATTCGGTGCTTGAGTATGGATGACTTAAAACAAGCACATGAAAAG GTATGTGCAAGTGTTGCATCAGAATCACGAAACATGAACGAGCTTCAACAGTGGAACGAACTATACGGGGAAGGTGGATCGAGGAAAAAGGCATCATTTAGCTACTTCATGTAG
- the LOC121798570 gene encoding uncharacterized protein LOC121798570 isoform X3, translating into MVETRRSSSGAKHALSDPSPAPPNAKRSKAAEAPASSVDDSLASKEVVGAAPVKDSAAGSADLSGGGGGKQPDDVTGKAAEAAAEAVAAGSNLDTDKGNSISMPANRGRQLKSNEAGDAWGKLLSQCSQNSHVVMHRPTFSVGQGRQCDLWVGDPTVSKLLCYLKHVESEGGESVTLLEIIGKNGAVHVNGKAYFRDSTIPLNGGDEVVFSSSNKHAYIFQLLDNTGELTTSVPPSVSILEAHGGSTSGLHIEATSGETSTVSVASTLASLSHLTNELSLIPPSSRNGEDVQQGSEIPSVPSACEVSDNCIIDTEMKGAPACNDDVSGAVIQSAGAPSSEIANDNLNNDAQNGKIVGENNDLGPLLHFLAGPSASDFKTGLSRIRDMHSRGRDQLKCPLSPIPQSSRRQIIRECIQQGLIDVKDLDVSFEKFPYYLSETTKNVLIASAYVHLKCRNLGKLSSELPTVSPRILLSGPEGSEILQETLAKALAKFFGVRLLIVDTITLYGGPITKEVDSLKESPKPERSSVFAKQTTAAVHFKIPPSYMDANITGSSAIASPVQPKCEASTATSKNYTFRKGDRVKFLGVPPSQIQIRGGPTYGSRGTVVLTFEGNGYSKIGVRFDRPVPEGNDLGGLCEEDHGFFCSAVSLSLEIPNGDDIDDLAITQLFEDHYNRLQEKNKEALKSMKQLSRLFPNKVTIQIPQDEAMQKDWKQKLDHDVETTKSQSNSALFRSVLSRSNLVCPDLETLCVKDQALSGEDVERAVGWGYAHYFMNNTLPAFIDKKIVISCASIKYGLDILKAIQDENNSLKKSLKDVATENEFEKRILAEVIPPGDIGVSFDDIGALENVKETLKELVMLPLQRPELFNKGQLRKPCKGILLFGPPGTGKTMLAKAVATEAGANFINISMSSITSKWFGEGEKYVKAVFSLASKISPSVIFVDEVDSMLGRRETPGEHEAMRKMKNEFMVNWDGLRTKDKERVLVLAATNRPFDLDEAVIRRLPRRLMVSLPDAQNREKILKVILATEELGPDVDLEAVAKMTEGYSGSDLKNLCVAAAHYPIRQILEKEKKDKALALAENRPMPSLHSSSDIRCLSMDDLKQAHEKVCASVASESRNMNELQQWNELYGEGGSRKKASFSYFM; encoded by the exons ATGGTTGAGACTAGGCGAAGCTCTTCCGGCGCCAAGCACGCACTGAGTGATCCCTCACCTGCTCCGCCCAACGCCAAGCGATCCAAg GCTGCGGAGGCGCCGGCTTCATCCGTGGATGATTCGTTGGCGTCAAAGGAAGTAGTGGGCGCTGCCCCGGTGAAGGATTCAGCGGCTGGATCGGCTGATCTGTCTGGAGGCGGCGGCGGGAAGCAGCCGGATGACGTGACGGGGAAGGCGGCTGAGGCGGCGGCCGAAG CGGTGGCTGCAGGTTCCAATCTAGATACTGATAAAGGGAATTCGATTTCGATGCCCGCAAATCGCGGGCGGCAGCTTAAATCTAATGAAGCTGGAGATGCATGGGGAAAACTCCTATCTCAATGTTCACag AATTCCCATGTTGTTATGCATCGCCCTACTTTCAGTGTTGGTCAAGGCCGCCAGTGTGACTTGTGGGTTGGGGATCCAACAGTCAGTAAGCTGTTGTGTTATCTGAAGCACGTTGAGTCTGAG GGAGGGGAGTCAGTTACATTGCTTGAAATTATTGGGAAAAACGGAGCTGTCCATGTTAATGGAAAGGCTTATTTCAGAGATTCCACTATCCCTTTAAATGGAGGTGATGAGGTGGTCTTTAGCTCATCAAATAAACATGCTTAT ATTTTCCAACTTCTTGACAACACTGGTGAATTGACAACTAGCGTGCCACCTTCGGTAAGCATATTAGAAGCTCATGGTGGATCCACAAGTGGATTACATATTGAGGCTACATCAGGTGAAACTTCTACAGTTTCTGTTGCGTCAACTCTGGCCTCACTCTCACATCTCACTAATGAATTGTCTCTCATTCCACCATCTTCTCGGAATGGTGAGGATGTGCAACAAGGGTCTGAAATTCCATCAGTACCTTCTGCTTGTGAAGTGTCAGACAATTGTATTATTGACACTGAAATGAAAGGTGCCCCTGCCTGTAATGACGATGTTTCTGGAGCAGTTATTCAGAGCGCTGGTGCTCCATCTTCTGAAATTGCCAATGATAACTTGAACAATGATGCTCAAAATGGGAAGATTGTAGGCGAAAACAATGACTTAGGACCCCTTTTGCATTTTTTAGCAGGTCCATCAGCTTCTGACTTTAAGACGGGCCTTTCAAGAATTCGTGATATGCATAGCAGAGGCAGAGATCAGTTGAAGTGTCCTCTTTCCCCCATTCCACAGTCATCAAGAAGACAAATAATCAGAGAGTGTATACAGCAAGGACTAATAGATGTGAAAGATCTGGATGTTTCGTTCGAGAAATTTCCTTATTATCTAAG CGAGACCACTAAGAATGTGCTCATTGCTTCGGCATACGTACATTTGAAGTGTAGGAATTTGGGAAAGCTTTCTTCAGAGCTCCCTACAGTAAGCCCAAGAATCTTGCTGTCTGGTCCAGAAG GATCGGAAATATTGCAGGAAACACTGGCTAAGGCGCTAGCTAAATTTTTTGGCGTAAGGCTCCTTATAGTTGATACAATTACATTATACGGT GGGCCAATAACTAAGGAAGTTGATTCCCTAAAAGAAAGTCCAAAGCCTGAGAGAAGTAGTGTGTTTGCTAAGCAAACTACTGCTGCTGTACACTTTAAGATACCACCGTCATATATGGATGCTAATATCACTGGGAGTTCTGCTATAGCCTCTCCTGTGCAGCCTAAGTGTGAAGCATCTACTGCTACGTCAAAGAACTACACTTTCAGAAAAG GTGATAGAGTAAAGTTTTTGGGCGTTCCCCCCAGTCAAATTCAAATTAG AGGGGGTCCAACTTATGGTTCCAGGGGCACGGTGGTTCTTACATTTGAAGGAAACGGCTATTCTAAAATTGGGGTTAGATTTGATAGACCAGTTCCCGAAGGTAATGATCTCGGGGGACTCTGTGAAGAAGATCATGGTTTCTTTTGTTCTG CTGTCTCCCTAAGTCTTGAAATCCCTAATGGTGATGACATTGATGACCTTGCCATTACTCAGCTCTTTGAG gATCATTATAATAGATTGcaagagaaaaataaagaggcCTTAAAAAGTATGAAGCAGCTCAGTCGTCTTTTCCCAAACAAAGTGACAATACAGATTCCCCAG GATGAAGCAATGCAGAAAGACTGGAAACAAAAGCTAGATCATGATGTCGAGACAACGAAATCACAGTCAAATAGTGCCCTTTTCCGCTCG GTTCTAAGTCGGAGTAATCTTGTTTGCCCTGATTTGGAAACATTATGCGTTAAAGATCAAGCTTTGTCTGGTGAAG ATGTTGAAAGAGCTGTTGGCTGGGGTTATGCTCATTATTTCATGAACAACACTCTACCAGCATTCattgataaaaaaattgttatttcATGTGCAAG TATCAAATATGGGCTCGACATTCTAAAAGCCATTCAAGATGAAAACAATAGTTTGAAGAAATCTCTCAAG GATGTGGCTACTGAGAATGAATTCGAGAAAAGGATTCTTGCTGAGGTCATTCCACCTGGTGATATTGGAGTCAGTTTTGACGACATTGGAGCGTTGGAAAATGTGAAGGAAACTTTGAAGGAATTAGTGATGCTACCTCTGCAAAGGCCAGAACTGTTCAACAAAGGACAACTTAGAAAA CCTTGTAAGGGAATATTGCTCTTTGGCCCCCCCGGTACAGGTAAAACAATGCTTGCAAAAGCTGTTGCAACGGAAGCTGGTGCTAACTTCATTAATATATCCATGTCTAGCATCACGTCAAAG TGGTTTGGTGAAGGGGAGAAATATGTAAAAGCAGTCTTCTCCTTGGCCAGCAAAATATCACCTagtgttatttttgttgatgag GTTGACAGTATGCTAGGGAGACGGGAAACCCCGGGAGAACATGAAGCAATGcgtaaaatgaaaaatgaatttatggTCAACTGGGACGGCTTGCGTACAAAGGATAAGGAACGGGTGTTGGTACTTGCAGCAACAAACAGGCCTTTTGATCTCGATGAGGCAGTAATCAGGAGGCTTCCCAGGAG GTTGATGGTCAGTCTGCCCGATGCTCAAAATAGGGAAAAAATCTTAAAGGTGATATTAGCCACAGAAGAGCTAGGTCCTGATGTGGATCTTGAAGCAGTTGCGAAAATGACAGAGGGGTATTCAGGAAGTGATCTAAAG AATCTTTGTGTGGCGGCTGCACATTACCCGATAAGACAGATtttggagaaggagaagaag GATAAAGCTTTGGCACTAGCAGAGAACAGACCAATGCCTTCATTGCATAGCAGTTCAGACATTCGGTGCTTGAGTATGGATGACTTAAAACAAGCACATGAAAAG GTATGTGCAAGTGTTGCATCAGAATCACGAAACATGAACGAGCTTCAACAGTGGAACGAACTATACGGGGAAGGTGGATCGAGGAAAAAGGCATCATTTAGCTACTTCATGTAG
- the LOC121798570 gene encoding uncharacterized protein LOC121798570 isoform X1, giving the protein MVETRRSSSGAKHALSDPSPAPPNAKRSKAAEAPASSVDDSLASKEVVGAAPVKDSAAGSADLSGGGGGKQPDDVTGKAAEAAAEAVAAGSNLDTDKGNSISMPANRGRQLKSNEAGDAWGKLLSQCSQNSHVVMHRPTFSVGQGRQCDLWVGDPTVSKLLCYLKHVESEGGESVTLLEIIGKNGAVHVNGKAYFRDSTIPLNGGDEVVFSSSNKHAYIFQLLDNTGELTTSVPPSVSILEAHGGSTSGLHIEATSGETSTVSVASTLASLSHLTNELSLIPPSSRNGEDVQQGSEIPSVPSACEVSDNCIIDTEMKGAPACNDDVSGAVIQSAGAPSSEIANDNLNNDAQNGKIVGENNDLGPLLHFLAGPSASDFKTGLSRIRDMHSRGRDQLKCPLSPIPQSSRRQIIRECIQQGLIDVKDLDVSFEKFPYYLSETTKNVLIASAYVHLKCRNLGKLSSELPTVSPRILLSGPEGSEILQETLAKALAKFFGVRLLIVDTITLYGGPITKEVDSLKESPKPERSSVFAKQTTAAVHFKIPPSYMDANITGSSAIASPVQPKCEASTATSKNYTFRKGDRVKFLGVPPSQIQIRGGPTYGSRGTVVLTFEGNGYSKIGVRFDRPVPEGNDLGGLCEEDHGFFCSAVSLSLEIPNGDDIDDLAITQLFEVASMESRKGSLIMFVKDIEKSVIGNLEAYTVFKMKLEAMPENVVVIASHTQTDTRKDKPQPGGFLVTKLSNQTALFDLAFGDHYNRLQEKNKEALKSMKQLSRLFPNKVTIQIPQDEAMQKDWKQKLDHDVETTKSQSNSALFRSVLSRSNLVCPDLETLCVKDQALSGEDVERAVGWGYAHYFMNNTLPAFIDKKIVISCASIKYGLDILKAIQDENNSLKKSLKDVATENEFEKRILAEVIPPGDIGVSFDDIGALENVKETLKELVMLPLQRPELFNKGQLRKPCKGILLFGPPGTGKTMLAKAVATEAGANFINISMSSITSKWFGEGEKYVKAVFSLASKISPSVIFVDEVDSMLGRRETPGEHEAMRKMKNEFMVNWDGLRTKDKERVLVLAATNRPFDLDEAVIRRLPRRLMVSLPDAQNREKILKVILATEELGPDVDLEAVAKMTEGYSGSDLKNLCVAAAHYPIRQILEKEKKDKALALAENRPMPSLHSSSDIRCLSMDDLKQAHEKVCASVASESRNMNELQQWNELYGEGGSRKKASFSYFM; this is encoded by the exons ATGGTTGAGACTAGGCGAAGCTCTTCCGGCGCCAAGCACGCACTGAGTGATCCCTCACCTGCTCCGCCCAACGCCAAGCGATCCAAg GCTGCGGAGGCGCCGGCTTCATCCGTGGATGATTCGTTGGCGTCAAAGGAAGTAGTGGGCGCTGCCCCGGTGAAGGATTCAGCGGCTGGATCGGCTGATCTGTCTGGAGGCGGCGGCGGGAAGCAGCCGGATGACGTGACGGGGAAGGCGGCTGAGGCGGCGGCCGAAG CGGTGGCTGCAGGTTCCAATCTAGATACTGATAAAGGGAATTCGATTTCGATGCCCGCAAATCGCGGGCGGCAGCTTAAATCTAATGAAGCTGGAGATGCATGGGGAAAACTCCTATCTCAATGTTCACag AATTCCCATGTTGTTATGCATCGCCCTACTTTCAGTGTTGGTCAAGGCCGCCAGTGTGACTTGTGGGTTGGGGATCCAACAGTCAGTAAGCTGTTGTGTTATCTGAAGCACGTTGAGTCTGAG GGAGGGGAGTCAGTTACATTGCTTGAAATTATTGGGAAAAACGGAGCTGTCCATGTTAATGGAAAGGCTTATTTCAGAGATTCCACTATCCCTTTAAATGGAGGTGATGAGGTGGTCTTTAGCTCATCAAATAAACATGCTTAT ATTTTCCAACTTCTTGACAACACTGGTGAATTGACAACTAGCGTGCCACCTTCGGTAAGCATATTAGAAGCTCATGGTGGATCCACAAGTGGATTACATATTGAGGCTACATCAGGTGAAACTTCTACAGTTTCTGTTGCGTCAACTCTGGCCTCACTCTCACATCTCACTAATGAATTGTCTCTCATTCCACCATCTTCTCGGAATGGTGAGGATGTGCAACAAGGGTCTGAAATTCCATCAGTACCTTCTGCTTGTGAAGTGTCAGACAATTGTATTATTGACACTGAAATGAAAGGTGCCCCTGCCTGTAATGACGATGTTTCTGGAGCAGTTATTCAGAGCGCTGGTGCTCCATCTTCTGAAATTGCCAATGATAACTTGAACAATGATGCTCAAAATGGGAAGATTGTAGGCGAAAACAATGACTTAGGACCCCTTTTGCATTTTTTAGCAGGTCCATCAGCTTCTGACTTTAAGACGGGCCTTTCAAGAATTCGTGATATGCATAGCAGAGGCAGAGATCAGTTGAAGTGTCCTCTTTCCCCCATTCCACAGTCATCAAGAAGACAAATAATCAGAGAGTGTATACAGCAAGGACTAATAGATGTGAAAGATCTGGATGTTTCGTTCGAGAAATTTCCTTATTATCTAAG CGAGACCACTAAGAATGTGCTCATTGCTTCGGCATACGTACATTTGAAGTGTAGGAATTTGGGAAAGCTTTCTTCAGAGCTCCCTACAGTAAGCCCAAGAATCTTGCTGTCTGGTCCAGAAG GATCGGAAATATTGCAGGAAACACTGGCTAAGGCGCTAGCTAAATTTTTTGGCGTAAGGCTCCTTATAGTTGATACAATTACATTATACGGT GGGCCAATAACTAAGGAAGTTGATTCCCTAAAAGAAAGTCCAAAGCCTGAGAGAAGTAGTGTGTTTGCTAAGCAAACTACTGCTGCTGTACACTTTAAGATACCACCGTCATATATGGATGCTAATATCACTGGGAGTTCTGCTATAGCCTCTCCTGTGCAGCCTAAGTGTGAAGCATCTACTGCTACGTCAAAGAACTACACTTTCAGAAAAG GTGATAGAGTAAAGTTTTTGGGCGTTCCCCCCAGTCAAATTCAAATTAG AGGGGGTCCAACTTATGGTTCCAGGGGCACGGTGGTTCTTACATTTGAAGGAAACGGCTATTCTAAAATTGGGGTTAGATTTGATAGACCAGTTCCCGAAGGTAATGATCTCGGGGGACTCTGTGAAGAAGATCATGGTTTCTTTTGTTCTG CTGTCTCCCTAAGTCTTGAAATCCCTAATGGTGATGACATTGATGACCTTGCCATTACTCAGCTCTTTGAG GTTGCTTCCATGGAAAGTAGAAAGGGCTCTTTAATTATGTTTGTCAAAGACATCGAGAAATCGGTGATAGGGAATCTGGAGGCCTATACAGTCTTTAAAATGAAGCTCGAAGCTATGCCAGAAAATGTTGTTGTGATAGCTTCACATACTCAGACAGACACCCGAAAGGACAAA CCTCAACCTGGTGGATTTCTTGTAACAAAATTATCCAACCAAACCGCACTCTTCGACCTTGCTTTCGGG gATCATTATAATAGATTGcaagagaaaaataaagaggcCTTAAAAAGTATGAAGCAGCTCAGTCGTCTTTTCCCAAACAAAGTGACAATACAGATTCCCCAG GATGAAGCAATGCAGAAAGACTGGAAACAAAAGCTAGATCATGATGTCGAGACAACGAAATCACAGTCAAATAGTGCCCTTTTCCGCTCG GTTCTAAGTCGGAGTAATCTTGTTTGCCCTGATTTGGAAACATTATGCGTTAAAGATCAAGCTTTGTCTGGTGAAG ATGTTGAAAGAGCTGTTGGCTGGGGTTATGCTCATTATTTCATGAACAACACTCTACCAGCATTCattgataaaaaaattgttatttcATGTGCAAG TATCAAATATGGGCTCGACATTCTAAAAGCCATTCAAGATGAAAACAATAGTTTGAAGAAATCTCTCAAG GATGTGGCTACTGAGAATGAATTCGAGAAAAGGATTCTTGCTGAGGTCATTCCACCTGGTGATATTGGAGTCAGTTTTGACGACATTGGAGCGTTGGAAAATGTGAAGGAAACTTTGAAGGAATTAGTGATGCTACCTCTGCAAAGGCCAGAACTGTTCAACAAAGGACAACTTAGAAAA CCTTGTAAGGGAATATTGCTCTTTGGCCCCCCCGGTACAGGTAAAACAATGCTTGCAAAAGCTGTTGCAACGGAAGCTGGTGCTAACTTCATTAATATATCCATGTCTAGCATCACGTCAAAG TGGTTTGGTGAAGGGGAGAAATATGTAAAAGCAGTCTTCTCCTTGGCCAGCAAAATATCACCTagtgttatttttgttgatgag GTTGACAGTATGCTAGGGAGACGGGAAACCCCGGGAGAACATGAAGCAATGcgtaaaatgaaaaatgaatttatggTCAACTGGGACGGCTTGCGTACAAAGGATAAGGAACGGGTGTTGGTACTTGCAGCAACAAACAGGCCTTTTGATCTCGATGAGGCAGTAATCAGGAGGCTTCCCAGGAG GTTGATGGTCAGTCTGCCCGATGCTCAAAATAGGGAAAAAATCTTAAAGGTGATATTAGCCACAGAAGAGCTAGGTCCTGATGTGGATCTTGAAGCAGTTGCGAAAATGACAGAGGGGTATTCAGGAAGTGATCTAAAG AATCTTTGTGTGGCGGCTGCACATTACCCGATAAGACAGATtttggagaaggagaagaag GATAAAGCTTTGGCACTAGCAGAGAACAGACCAATGCCTTCATTGCATAGCAGTTCAGACATTCGGTGCTTGAGTATGGATGACTTAAAACAAGCACATGAAAAG GTATGTGCAAGTGTTGCATCAGAATCACGAAACATGAACGAGCTTCAACAGTGGAACGAACTATACGGGGAAGGTGGATCGAGGAAAAAGGCATCATTTAGCTACTTCATGTAG